A region from the Chelonoidis abingdonii isolate Lonesome George chromosome 10, CheloAbing_2.0, whole genome shotgun sequence genome encodes:
- the LOC116819473 gene encoding anterior gradient protein 3-like — protein sequence MHSFQLLCSLLLCNALVVAAQRKLQKVPEQEEQEEEENIKQIRMPQTLSRGWGDEIEWVQTYEEALTRSRNSKKPLMVIHHLEECPYSQALKKAFVSSPEIQKMAQEDFIMLNLVHSSTDDNMAPDGHYVPRILFVDPSMTVRADLTGKYKNRMYAYEPADISNLIENMRQAKTLLHTEL from the exons ATGCACTCCTTTCAGTTACTgtgttctctcctcctctgcaATGCCCTGGTGGTAGCTGCCCAAAGAAAACTACAGAAGGTCCCggagcaggaggagcaggaggaggaggagaacatcaAGCAGATAAGGATGCCTCAAACTCTCTCCCGAG GATGGGGTGATGAAATTGAATGGGTTCAGACATATGAAGAAGCTTTAACTAGATCAAGAAACAG CAAGAAACCTCTGATGGTCATCCACCACTTAGAAGAATGCCCTTATAGCCAAG ctttaAAGAAAGCTTTTGTTTCCAGCCCAGAGATCCAAAAGATGGCTCAAGAGGATTTTATTATGCTTAATCTGGTG CATTCGAGCACAGATGACAACATGGCCCCTGATGGCCATTATGTCCCTAGGATCCTCTTTGTTG ATCCCTCTATGACAGTTCGAGCCGACCTGACAGGAAAGTATAAGAACAGAATGTATGCATATGAACCAGCAGATATTTCAAACT TGATTGAAAACATGAGACAAGCAAAGACACTTCTCCACACAGAACTATGA